A part of Streptomyces sp. SLBN-31 genomic DNA contains:
- a CDS encoding SpoIIE family protein phosphatase gives MDSTPPPSSASPFDMVSSALGQYMPAGGAAAAAGSAEPQDDNAAARQVPADPPTARQEQILGAVNLDRDLRITRCNLDAPVFAGVEAVIGNPFVDLLPPWDVPTVTRRLRQVLETGEPHVARVQRLRRSDGSELVVSMSILAAAAPQEGLTVSLIAMARRLHLYAAETAIGTSLDIGETAQSLAESLLAWGDVTAIDLDFAVWTGEVVTEQPQGRIRLRRAALVPDRAWPDGYITPGEDLPGDASRLLSQAIRRDDFAQAIVIPDREAIERVLGSPRLVRALVPGDQAAGVACIPLVLDGDPPVVLGVAEVWRRADRPFADSELFDLQELVARTSHHVDLARQHQREHTQVLALQRRLLPRSAGDTIETASVYQPATPDSAGVGGDWVNSFPLPDGRTALVVGDVVGHGLGAAATMGQLSMEARALLSAGLAPDEVLEHLDDTVSLLDDAESGLAAGYSALGSTCCIAVYDPVSHHVELASAGHLPPILVAPGGPAGPVAIRPHPGLGAEFALREPYDVHAFSAPPGSLLALYTDGLVEDPALSIDEGIDRLTDAVSSVHPWDGLQQAARRVVSALAPPRRRDDVTLLLARMIGYRKGDTATWRLPARGVAAARARALTSELLRRWGTRDDTRDSVLLVVDELVANAVRFAGGPITVRLIRTGRGLLCEVGDTGNGRPRLGPSGLLDDGGRGLHVVHGLTTRWGVRWTDTGKVVWASVER, from the coding sequence ATGGACTCCACCCCACCCCCCTCTTCTGCATCCCCGTTCGACATGGTCAGCAGCGCTTTGGGGCAGTACATGCCGGCCGGCGGGGCGGCAGCGGCCGCCGGTTCCGCCGAGCCGCAGGACGACAACGCCGCCGCCCGACAGGTCCCCGCCGATCCGCCCACCGCCCGGCAGGAGCAAATTCTCGGCGCGGTCAATCTGGACCGGGACCTGAGAATCACCCGCTGCAATCTGGACGCCCCCGTCTTCGCCGGGGTGGAGGCCGTGATCGGAAACCCTTTCGTCGACCTCCTGCCCCCCTGGGACGTACCGACGGTCACGCGGCGGTTGCGGCAGGTCCTCGAGACCGGTGAGCCGCACGTCGCCCGGGTTCAGCGCCTGCGGCGCTCCGACGGGTCGGAGCTGGTGGTGTCGATGAGCATCCTGGCCGCCGCCGCGCCTCAGGAGGGCCTGACCGTCTCGCTGATCGCCATGGCCAGGAGGCTGCACCTGTACGCCGCCGAGACCGCGATCGGCACCTCGCTGGACATCGGCGAGACCGCGCAGTCGCTGGCGGAGTCCCTGCTGGCCTGGGGAGACGTCACCGCCATCGACCTCGACTTCGCCGTATGGACGGGCGAGGTGGTCACCGAACAGCCGCAGGGGCGCATCCGGCTGCGGCGGGCGGCCCTGGTGCCGGACCGGGCGTGGCCCGACGGCTACATCACGCCGGGCGAGGACCTTCCCGGCGACGCGAGCCGCCTGCTGTCACAGGCGATCCGGCGTGACGACTTCGCGCAGGCCATCGTCATTCCCGACCGGGAGGCGATCGAGCGGGTCCTCGGCAGTCCACGGCTGGTACGCGCCCTGGTGCCCGGCGACCAGGCGGCGGGGGTGGCGTGCATCCCGCTGGTCCTGGACGGCGATCCGCCCGTCGTCCTGGGGGTGGCCGAGGTCTGGCGGCGGGCGGACCGCCCCTTCGCGGACAGCGAGCTGTTCGACCTGCAGGAGCTGGTGGCCAGGACCTCTCACCACGTCGACCTGGCCCGTCAGCACCAGCGCGAGCACACGCAGGTGCTGGCGTTGCAGCGCCGACTGCTGCCGAGGTCCGCCGGCGACACCATCGAGACGGCCAGCGTCTACCAGCCCGCCACCCCCGACAGTGCGGGCGTCGGCGGCGACTGGGTGAACAGCTTCCCCCTGCCGGACGGCCGTACCGCGCTGGTGGTCGGGGACGTGGTCGGGCACGGCCTGGGGGCCGCGGCGACCATGGGGCAGCTGAGCATGGAGGCCCGGGCGCTGCTGTCCGCGGGGCTGGCGCCCGACGAGGTGCTGGAGCACCTGGACGACACGGTGTCGCTGCTGGACGACGCGGAGTCCGGGCTGGCGGCCGGTTACAGCGCCCTCGGGTCGACGTGCTGCATCGCCGTGTACGACCCGGTCAGCCACCACGTGGAGCTGGCCAGCGCCGGCCATCTCCCGCCCATCCTGGTAGCCCCGGGCGGACCCGCCGGCCCGGTCGCGATACGCCCCCACCCGGGGCTCGGCGCCGAGTTCGCGCTACGGGAGCCGTACGACGTGCACGCGTTCTCCGCACCGCCGGGCTCGCTGCTCGCCCTCTACACCGACGGCCTGGTGGAGGATCCCGCCCTGTCGATCGACGAGGGCATCGACAGGCTGACGGACGCCGTGTCCTCGGTGCACCCCTGGGACGGTCTGCAACAGGCCGCGCGGCGCGTGGTCTCGGCGCTGGCGCCACCGCGCCGGCGCGACGACGTGACCCTGCTGCTCGCGCGCATGATCGGTTACCGCAAGGGGGACACCGCGACCTGGCGGCTGCCCGCTCGCGGCGTCGCGGCCGCCCGCGCCCGCGCGCTGACCTCCGAGCTGCTGAGGCGGTGGGGCACCAGGGACGACACCCGGGACAGCGTGCTGCTGGTCGTCGACGAACTGGTCGCCAACGCGGTCCGCTTCGCCGGCGGACCCATCACGGTACGGCTGATCAGGACCGGCCGCGGCCTGCTGTGCGAGGTGGGCGACACCGGCAACGGCAGGCCGCGGCTGGGCCCGAGCGGGCTCCTCGACGACGGCGGCCGTGGCTTGCACGTCGTGCATGGCCTCACCACCCGGTGGGGCGTGCGGTGGACGGACACCGGCAAGGTGGTCTGGGCGTCGGTCGAGCGGTGA
- a CDS encoding Ig-like domain repeat protein, whose amino-acid sequence MTALAVALSSVALIGSAAGAAVADSSAELPITSSGDIIVDGVHQRVFISDPSGGKVVATDYDGTVIGTITSLPQADGLELSADSATVYVAVPGADEIVAIDTATVTETGRYATGDGTQPQHLALAGGKLWFGYGSVGHGNIGSLDLSGGQTQVSLAQEADGTWKDAPLLDSAPGAPDTLAAGSRQYYFTLGIYDVSSGTAGRTAFLGGQDAAIGNTAEDLALTPDGTELVVATTAGDFQQVFRTSDLSETIRYPSSYWEQRSVDVAPDGLVAGGTDTYASFNLPHVSVYKPGSTTPRRTVDFTDYQNGVAQETLLDHGDLAFAPDSSRLFAVTHGLTNKYRLRVVTDPGKAVTTITVNAPATADRAKSLTVSGKVTNTLGLPAGTTVAVARTDLESPNGKALPAVTVKADGTFSFTDTPPAGGKVAYKISYAGDADRTTASASDTVEVSRNSTTLTVNKNGNVYDYAGNVTFTAHLGTTYKNRTLSLYADTAGDGKGAYLVKTGTVNSEGNLSVTLTLKRDTTVSASFSGDARTAPKTATSWVGAKVKVSLSLGRYYKTATVSGHTKYYFRKTTNPLFTTTMTAYPGRSQRLQFQIYSDGAWRSAGSQYFKLDSTGKSLVELGGTHQTGYSMRVRSSYINNTSGDTVNSTTHGSWKYFTFTS is encoded by the coding sequence GTGACGGCGCTCGCGGTCGCTCTCAGTTCTGTAGCCCTGATCGGTTCGGCCGCGGGCGCCGCTGTCGCGGACAGCAGCGCCGAGCTGCCCATCACGTCCAGCGGCGACATCATCGTGGACGGCGTTCACCAGCGGGTCTTCATCAGTGACCCGTCGGGAGGCAAGGTCGTCGCCACCGACTACGACGGCACCGTCATCGGGACGATCACCTCGCTGCCGCAGGCGGACGGCCTGGAGCTTTCCGCCGACTCGGCAACGGTCTACGTCGCCGTGCCGGGAGCTGACGAGATCGTGGCCATCGACACGGCGACGGTCACCGAGACCGGGCGGTACGCGACGGGTGACGGCACACAACCGCAGCACCTGGCGCTCGCGGGCGGCAAACTCTGGTTCGGCTACGGCAGCGTCGGGCACGGCAACATCGGCTCTCTCGACCTGTCCGGCGGACAGACGCAGGTGTCGCTCGCGCAGGAGGCCGACGGGACGTGGAAGGACGCTCCCCTGCTGGATTCGGCACCCGGCGCTCCCGACACCCTGGCGGCAGGCTCGCGCCAGTACTACTTCACCCTCGGCATCTATGACGTGTCGTCCGGCACGGCCGGCCGGACCGCGTTCCTCGGCGGGCAGGACGCGGCCATCGGCAACACCGCGGAGGACCTGGCGCTCACCCCGGACGGCACAGAGCTGGTGGTGGCCACCACGGCCGGCGACTTCCAGCAGGTCTTTCGGACCTCAGACCTGTCGGAGACCATCCGGTATCCGAGCAGCTACTGGGAACAGCGGTCGGTGGATGTCGCGCCGGACGGCCTCGTCGCGGGGGGCACTGACACTTACGCCTCCTTCAATCTCCCCCATGTGTCCGTCTACAAGCCGGGCAGCACGACGCCGAGGCGGACCGTCGACTTCACCGACTACCAGAACGGAGTCGCCCAAGAGACCCTGCTCGATCACGGCGACCTCGCTTTCGCGCCCGACAGCAGCCGGCTCTTCGCGGTCACACACGGCCTCACCAACAAGTACCGCCTGCGCGTCGTCACCGACCCCGGCAAGGCCGTCACCACCATCACGGTGAACGCCCCGGCGACGGCCGACCGTGCCAAGTCGCTGACCGTCTCCGGCAAGGTCACGAACACGCTCGGACTGCCCGCGGGGACCACCGTCGCGGTCGCCCGGACGGACCTGGAGTCCCCGAACGGCAAGGCGCTCCCGGCCGTGACGGTGAAGGCGGACGGGACCTTCTCCTTCACCGACACCCCGCCCGCGGGCGGCAAGGTCGCGTACAAGATCTCGTATGCCGGAGACGCCGACCGCACGACTGCCTCCGCCTCCGACACGGTCGAGGTCTCCCGGAACTCCACGACCCTGACGGTGAACAAGAACGGCAACGTCTACGACTACGCCGGCAACGTGACGTTCACCGCCCACCTCGGCACGACGTACAAGAACCGGACGCTCTCGCTGTACGCGGACACCGCGGGCGACGGCAAGGGCGCGTACCTGGTCAAGACCGGCACGGTCAACAGCGAGGGCAACCTGTCGGTCACCTTGACCCTGAAGCGCGACACCACGGTGAGCGCGTCCTTCTCCGGCGACGCGCGGACCGCCCCGAAGACGGCCACGAGCTGGGTGGGCGCGAAGGTCAAGGTGTCGCTGAGCCTTGGCCGCTACTACAAGACGGCCACGGTCAGCGGGCACACCAAGTACTACTTCCGGAAGACGACGAATCCGCTCTTCACGACCACGATGACGGCCTACCCCGGCCGCTCGCAGAGACTGCAGTTCCAGATCTACTCCGACGGCGCCTGGCGCTCGGCGGGCTCCCAGTACTTCAAGCTCGACTCCACCGGCAAGTCGCTGGTGGAACTGGGCGGCACGCACCAGACCGGTTACTCGATGCGCGTGCGGTCGTCCTACATCAACAACACCTCGGGCGACACCGTGAACTCGACCACGCACGGCTCCTGGAAGTACTTCACCTTCACCAGCTGA
- a CDS encoding SCO5918 family protein, translating to MRCVIARFPFDLTKNEVEQSMSGIEPEPVTGVTVTIGDRVFPVMQVGEVITRQSRRDFTSGEMRRALTRLGFTCHDAAPSAPAKTPRPDGDVLGW from the coding sequence ATGCGTTGTGTCATCGCCCGCTTCCCCTTCGACCTCACCAAGAACGAGGTCGAGCAGTCGATGAGCGGCATCGAGCCCGAGCCCGTCACCGGGGTGACCGTCACCATCGGCGACCGCGTCTTCCCCGTGATGCAGGTGGGGGAAGTGATCACCAGGCAGAGCCGTCGCGACTTCACGTCGGGCGAGATGCGCCGGGCCCTGACCCGTCTCGGCTTCACCTGCCACGACGCCGCGCCGAGCGCTCCGGCCAAGACCCCGCGTCCGGACGGGGACGTCCTGGGCTGGTGA
- a CDS encoding calcium-binding protein, producing MRKTAIGAALSGALALTALTGGGAQADEVWGGNTTIVDVSVNGGKDIAIGTQNTVTIKGSVTVSDPDGMDFARWVLWHGTDFFEPDAYSLQAGRTCADIDATTIKCAITATIDPQDLPGNSVAGKWYVAVDAYDKGNGGIAVNAYSTVLVKRYSRLSVNASPEPVAKGKTITVTGKLTRANWESFDYRAYTNQPVKLQFRKAGTSTYNTVKTVYTNSYGNLKTTVTASADGYWRYYFPGTTTTASAKATGDFVDVTGS from the coding sequence ATGCGCAAAACCGCCATTGGCGCCGCCCTGTCCGGCGCACTGGCTCTCACCGCTCTCACCGGCGGGGGCGCTCAGGCGGACGAGGTGTGGGGCGGAAACACCACCATCGTGGATGTCAGCGTCAATGGCGGTAAGGACATCGCCATCGGCACGCAGAACACGGTGACGATCAAGGGCTCCGTGACGGTGAGCGACCCTGACGGGATGGACTTCGCACGCTGGGTCCTGTGGCACGGGACGGACTTCTTCGAGCCCGACGCGTACTCGTTGCAGGCGGGTCGCACCTGCGCGGACATCGACGCCACCACGATCAAGTGCGCCATCACGGCGACCATCGACCCGCAGGATCTGCCCGGCAACTCGGTCGCGGGCAAGTGGTACGTCGCCGTCGACGCCTACGACAAGGGCAACGGCGGCATCGCCGTCAACGCGTACTCGACCGTCCTGGTCAAGCGATACTCCCGGCTGTCGGTCAACGCCTCCCCGGAACCCGTCGCCAAGGGCAAGACGATCACCGTCACGGGCAAGCTCACTCGCGCCAACTGGGAGTCGTTCGACTACCGGGCTTACACCAACCAGCCGGTCAAACTGCAGTTCCGCAAGGCGGGCACGAGTACATACAACACGGTGAAAACGGTCTACACGAACAGCTACGGCAACTTGAAGACCACTGTCACTGCCTCCGCCGACGGCTATTGGCGCTACTACTTCCCGGGCACCACGACAACGGCCTCCGCAAAAGCAACGGGCGACTTCGTCGATGTGACGGGGTCGTAG
- a CDS encoding polysaccharide deacetylase family protein codes for MSKYARIRPSRLFIALATAATVALTVVVIVALTVTTYDHTSPRAARSKASGSVSGAVDCRKAKCVALTFDGGPSPTTPGLLDILKREHLHATFFLQGKGHIAKYPQIVRRIKDEGDEIGNHTWNHKVLTQIDTADARHELSTTQDAIERITGTKPVLMRPPQGRTDRDVAKICRELGLAQVLWSVTAKDYETTDSALITKRVLEQTHRDGIILLHDLHKGTVPAVPGILRALKQRGYTIVTVSQLLAPAKPRPGMVYRP; via the coding sequence GTGTCGAAATACGCTCGAATAAGACCGTCACGCCTCTTCATCGCCCTCGCCACGGCCGCGACCGTCGCCCTGACCGTCGTGGTGATCGTGGCCCTGACGGTCACCACCTACGACCACACCTCGCCGCGCGCCGCCCGGAGCAAGGCGTCGGGCTCGGTGTCCGGGGCCGTCGACTGCCGCAAGGCCAAGTGCGTGGCCCTCACCTTCGACGGCGGCCCCAGCCCCACCACCCCCGGGCTTCTGGACATCCTGAAGCGGGAGCACCTGCACGCGACGTTCTTCCTGCAGGGCAAGGGGCACATCGCGAAGTACCCGCAGATCGTCCGCCGCATCAAGGACGAGGGCGACGAGATCGGCAACCACACCTGGAACCACAAGGTCCTGACGCAGATCGACACGGCCGACGCCCGGCACGAACTGAGCACCACCCAGGACGCCATCGAGAGGATCACGGGCACCAAGCCCGTCCTGATGCGCCCGCCGCAGGGTCGCACCGACCGTGACGTGGCCAAGATCTGCCGGGAGCTGGGCCTGGCCCAGGTGCTGTGGAGCGTCACGGCCAAGGACTACGAGACCACCGACTCGGCCCTGATCACCAAGCGGGTGCTCGAACAGACCCATCGCGACGGCATCATCCTGCTGCACGACCTGCACAAGGGCACCGTGCCGGCTGTCCCCGGCATCCTCAGGGCACTCAAGCAGCGCGGCTACACCATCGTCACGGTCTCGCAGCTGCTCGCCCCCGCCAAGCCCCGGCCGGGCATGGTCTACCGGCCCTGA
- a CDS encoding DUF4232 domain-containing protein, with protein sequence MSARTRRTGRARMLTAAALAAAALTLTACQDGEGVHDEGASAGSATASATATHTSAPGSSSKGSSSSGNSTAAKNSSTGKNSSGSTGAKGSAGGSGAADPGPTRTRCSTSTTRTTATVVSRPLNHLLLTVTNTGSKNCNLIGYPAPRLGEAQAVPPVFEASKPQAVVMLAPGESGYASVRLSSADGSGSNGYTAKSLEVYFNDGATAARPSLPAKGVYVDDSIRVSYWQSTMDDALTW encoded by the coding sequence ATGTCCGCACGTACTCGCCGCACCGGCCGCGCCCGTATGCTCACCGCCGCCGCGCTGGCGGCCGCCGCACTGACACTGACGGCGTGCCAGGACGGGGAGGGCGTCCACGACGAAGGTGCGTCCGCGGGGTCCGCGACCGCGTCGGCGACGGCCACGCACACGTCCGCACCGGGTTCCAGTTCCAAGGGCTCCTCGTCCTCCGGGAACTCCACCGCCGCGAAGAACTCGTCGACCGGGAAGAACTCCTCCGGCTCCACCGGCGCCAAGGGCTCGGCGGGCGGCTCGGGTGCCGCGGATCCCGGCCCCACCCGCACCCGTTGCTCCACCTCCACCACCCGGACGACCGCCACGGTGGTCTCCCGCCCGCTGAACCACCTGCTCCTGACCGTCACCAACACCGGCTCGAAGAACTGCAACCTGATCGGCTACCCGGCGCCCCGCCTCGGTGAGGCCCAGGCCGTCCCGCCGGTCTTCGAGGCCTCCAAGCCGCAGGCGGTGGTCATGCTGGCCCCCGGCGAGTCGGGCTACGCGAGCGTCCGGCTCTCCTCCGCGGACGGCAGCGGCTCCAACGGCTACACGGCCAAGTCGCTGGAGGTCTACTTCAACGACGGCGCGACCGCCGCCCGGCCGTCGCTGCCCGCCAAGGGCGTCTACGTCGACGACTCGATCCGCGTCTCGTACTGGCAGTCGACCATGGACGACGCCCTGACCTGGTGA
- a CDS encoding DEAD/DEAH box helicase yields MDRTRRNGRASGRFRAQEKGRQSHRPDTGRTGGRRAHVTPRPQEFTLPATLTEPLPPVATFAELDMPARLLSALDAEGVSVPFPIQAATLPNALAGRDVLGRGRTGSGKTLAFGLPVLARLAGQRALPRQPLALVLVPTRELAGQVTDALTPYARALRLRLATVVGGVSIGRQASVLGGGAEVVVATPGRLKDLIERGDCRLDQVGVTVLDEADQMADMGFLPQVTALLDQVGPGGQRLLFSATLDRNIDLLVRRYLHDPVVHSVDPSAGAVATMEHHLLHVHDDDKRTTATEIAAREGRVIMFLDTKHAADRLAKHLLSVGVRASALHGGKSQPQRNRTLAQFKEGHVTVLVATNVAARGIHVDDLDLVVNFDPPGDHKDYLHRGGRTARAGESGTVVTLVLPHQRRAMDRLMTDAGITPSTTRVRPGEAELQRITGARTPSGVPVTVTAPPPAGRSEGTGAGSGGRRRRGRPGGRGGAVRTATRSRGSAPRGKS; encoded by the coding sequence ATGGACCGCACCCGCCGTAACGGCCGCGCCTCCGGCCGTTTCCGAGCCCAGGAGAAGGGCCGCCAGAGTCATCGTCCGGACACCGGGCGGACCGGTGGCCGACGGGCACACGTCACACCGCGTCCGCAGGAGTTCACTCTTCCGGCGACCCTGACCGAGCCGCTGCCGCCGGTCGCGACGTTCGCCGAGCTGGACATGCCCGCCCGCCTCCTGAGCGCGCTCGACGCGGAGGGCGTGAGCGTGCCCTTCCCGATCCAGGCGGCCACCCTGCCCAACGCGCTGGCCGGACGGGACGTACTGGGCCGCGGGCGCACCGGCTCCGGCAAGACGCTCGCCTTCGGCCTTCCCGTGCTGGCCCGGCTCGCCGGTCAGCGGGCCCTGCCCAGGCAGCCGCTCGCCCTCGTCCTCGTCCCCACCAGGGAACTGGCCGGACAGGTCACCGACGCGCTCACCCCCTACGCCCGCGCCCTGCGGCTGCGGCTCGCCACCGTCGTGGGAGGCGTGTCGATCGGCCGCCAGGCGAGTGTGCTGGGCGGCGGCGCCGAGGTCGTCGTGGCGACGCCGGGCCGGCTGAAGGACCTCATCGAACGGGGCGACTGCCGGCTGGACCAGGTCGGCGTCACGGTCCTGGACGAGGCCGACCAGATGGCCGACATGGGCTTCCTGCCGCAGGTGACCGCACTGCTCGACCAGGTCGGCCCCGGGGGCCAGCGGTTGCTGTTCTCCGCCACCCTGGACCGCAACATCGACCTCCTGGTACGGCGCTACCTGCACGACCCCGTCGTGCACTCCGTCGACCCGTCCGCGGGTGCCGTCGCCACCATGGAGCACCACCTGCTGCACGTGCACGACGACGACAAGCGCACCACCGCGACCGAGATCGCCGCCCGCGAGGGGCGGGTGATCATGTTCCTGGATACCAAGCACGCCGCCGACCGGCTGGCCAAGCACCTGCTGTCCGTGGGCGTGCGCGCCTCGGCCCTGCACGGCGGCAAGTCGCAGCCGCAGCGCAACCGGACGCTCGCCCAGTTCAAGGAGGGCCACGTCACGGTCCTGGTGGCGACGAACGTCGCGGCCCGCGGCATCCACGTCGACGACCTCGACCTGGTCGTGAACTTCGACCCTCCGGGCGACCACAAGGACTACCTGCACCGGGGCGGGCGTACGGCCCGGGCCGGTGAGTCCGGCACGGTCGTCACCCTCGTCCTGCCGCACCAGCGGCGCGCGATGGACCGTCTGATGACCGACGCCGGCATCACCCCGAGCACCACCCGGGTCCGGCCCGGCGAGGCCGAACTGCAGCGCATCACCGGCGCCCGGACGCCCTCCGGGGTGCCGGTCACCGTCACCGCACCCCCGCCGGCCGGCCGCAGTGAGGGAACCGGCGCCGGTTCCGGCGGTCGCCGCCGCAGGGGACGGCCCGGCGGCCGGGGCGGGGCCGTACGGACGGCTACCCGAAGCCGCGGGTCCGCGCCGCGCGGCAAGTCGTAG
- a CDS encoding cold-shock protein: MASGTVKWFNAEKGFGFIEQDGGGADVFAHYSNIATSGFRELQEGQKVTFDVTQGQKGPQAENIVPA, encoded by the coding sequence ATGGCATCTGGCACCGTGAAGTGGTTCAACGCGGAAAAGGGCTTCGGCTTCATCGAGCAGGACGGCGGCGGCGCTGACGTGTTCGCCCACTACTCGAACATCGCCACCAGCGGCTTCCGCGAGCTTCAGGAAGGCCAGAAGGTTACCTTCGACGTCACGCAGGGCCAGAAGGGCCCGCAGGCCGAGAACATCGTTCCCGCCTGA
- a CDS encoding MerR family transcriptional regulator translates to MPADNTPAAGNLDDDDYPAYTMGRAADVLGTTPAFLRAVGEAELITPLRSEGGHRRYSRRQLRIAARARELVDQGTPIEAACRIVSLEDQLDDTRRLNRDMRRQLDEGDGPDEHYADEHYEADPDT, encoded by the coding sequence ATGCCCGCTGACAACACCCCTGCCGCCGGGAACCTCGACGACGACGACTACCCCGCCTACACCATGGGGCGGGCCGCCGACGTGCTCGGGACCACTCCCGCCTTCCTCCGGGCCGTCGGCGAGGCCGAACTGATCACTCCGCTGCGGTCGGAGGGCGGCCACCGCCGGTACTCACGGCGGCAGTTGCGGATCGCCGCCCGCGCCCGTGAGCTCGTGGACCAAGGCACCCCCATCGAGGCCGCGTGCCGCATCGTCTCCCTCGAGGACCAGCTCGACGACACCCGCCGTCTGAACCGGGACATGCGCCGGCAGCTGGACGAGGGCGACGGGCCCGACGAGCACTACGCCGACGAGCACTACGAGGCCGACCCGGATACCTAG
- a CDS encoding type III polyketide synthase — MAAYLCPPAVIHGEHAVRTSQIVDEVRNRHPHAAWAPRIDGIAASTGIETRGWMLPLEAAVAPGKGSALPAAGVAPARQALAGSGFGEQDVDRVIAALESIPAPQTVQERTAPAWAAVQSYGERAARGALQIAGLDAADVDCLITSHSTTPALPGLDVSLANRLPLRADALLLPATQWACIAGTRSLALAADLVAADPDRVVLVVIGEALSTTYQPADDTLESLIVRLLFADTAVAAVVTGRPRPESVLRLDAAWHHTLPGTQDLHRLETREDGTHFVMDRRGPRAVQETVTAMWEWLRLRYQDDPDSWHPDVLLAHPGGTRVLEYMEQTMPDGWPSGLLDFSRDSYTTGNRGGAAVFDIMRRAYDAGQKQGSRAVLYAAAPGLTATALEGEWL, encoded by the coding sequence ATGGCCGCTTACCTGTGCCCGCCTGCCGTGATACACGGTGAACACGCTGTGCGGACAAGTCAGATCGTGGACGAAGTGCGCAATCGGCACCCGCACGCGGCGTGGGCGCCGCGGATCGACGGCATCGCGGCCAGTACGGGTATCGAAACCCGTGGCTGGATGCTGCCGTTGGAGGCCGCCGTCGCGCCCGGCAAGGGGAGTGCTCTGCCCGCTGCCGGCGTCGCGCCGGCCCGACAGGCCCTGGCCGGGAGCGGGTTCGGCGAACAGGACGTGGATCGTGTGATCGCCGCCCTGGAGTCGATACCCGCGCCGCAGACCGTGCAGGAGCGCACCGCGCCGGCCTGGGCGGCCGTGCAGTCGTACGGCGAGCGTGCGGCGCGCGGGGCCCTGCAGATCGCCGGCCTGGACGCCGCGGACGTCGACTGTCTGATCACCAGTCACTCCACCACGCCGGCGCTGCCGGGGCTGGACGTCTCCCTGGCCAACCGACTCCCGCTCCGGGCCGACGCGTTGCTGCTGCCGGCCACACAGTGGGCCTGCATAGCCGGGACCCGCTCCCTGGCACTGGCGGCGGATCTGGTGGCCGCGGACCCCGACCGGGTGGTCCTGGTCGTGATAGGGGAGGCACTGAGCACGACGTACCAGCCCGCTGACGACACGCTGGAGTCCCTGATCGTCCGGCTGCTGTTCGCGGACACCGCGGTCGCCGCGGTGGTCACCGGTCGCCCGAGGCCCGAGTCGGTGCTGCGACTTGACGCCGCCTGGCACCACACCCTGCCCGGCACCCAGGACCTGCACCGCCTGGAGACACGGGAGGACGGCACCCACTTCGTGATGGACCGGCGCGGGCCGCGCGCCGTGCAGGAGACGGTCACCGCGATGTGGGAGTGGCTGCGCCTGCGTTACCAGGACGACCCCGACTCCTGGCACCCCGACGTACTGCTCGCGCACCCTGGCGGGACGCGGGTGCTGGAGTACATGGAGCAGACGATGCCCGACGGATGGCCGTCCGGGCTGCTGGACTTCAGCCGGGACAGCTACACCACCGGCAACCGCGGGGGCGCCGCCGTGTTCGACATCATGCGGAGGGCGTACGACGCCGGGCAGAAGCAGGGCAGCCGTGCCGTCCTGTACGCGGCTGCCCCGGGCCTCACGGCCACCGCCCTGGAGGGGGAGTGGCTGTAA
- a CDS encoding VOC family protein, with translation MTNPVHPGRMLFVSLPVTDLPRSKEFFAGLGFTFNPAFSDETSACMLVGEHAFVMLLTREKFAQFSKLPMADPTTHALALYSFSVSSREEVDKVGAAALAAGATEADGAEDLGFMYSRSFFDLDGHGWQVMWMDPAAAAQGPEAYEAAAQDTAARP, from the coding sequence ATGACCAACCCCGTACACCCCGGCCGCATGCTGTTCGTGAGCCTCCCCGTCACCGACCTCCCGCGCAGCAAGGAGTTCTTCGCCGGGCTCGGGTTCACCTTCAACCCGGCGTTCAGCGACGAGACGTCCGCCTGCATGCTGGTCGGCGAGCACGCCTTCGTCATGCTGCTCACCCGGGAGAAGTTCGCGCAGTTCTCGAAACTGCCGATGGCCGACCCCACCACGCACGCGCTGGCGCTGTACTCCTTCAGCGTGTCCTCCCGCGAGGAGGTCGACAAGGTCGGCGCCGCGGCGCTCGCGGCGGGCGCCACCGAGGCGGACGGCGCCGAGGACCTCGGCTTCATGTACTCCCGCAGCTTCTTCGACCTCGACGGCCACGGCTGGCAGGTCATGTGGATGGACCCGGCGGCCGCCGCACAGGGCCCCGAGGCGTACGAGGCCGCCGCACAGGACACCGCCGCCCGCCCCTGA